DNA sequence from the Amycolatopsis sp. Hca4 genome:
CCGCTCGACCGCCGCGTGGGCGTTCAGGAATTCGCCACGCAGCACGAGCTGGCCCATCAGCTCCCGGATACGCGCAACATACGCGCGATCGGGCTCGCCTTCACGCGAATATTGCTCGAGCACCGCGTGCTTGACCGACTCCCAGAGCGGCTCGTCGGCCGGCCGCGCGAGCAGCGCCTCGCGCATCCCCTCGTGCCGGTCGACGATGATCGCGCAGACCGCCTGCTCCTTGCTGGAGAAGTAGTTGTTGAATGTGCGGGGCGAGACACCGACCTCGGTCGCGATGTCCTCCACCCGGACGTTCTCCAGCCCCCGCTCCAGCGTCAGCCGCAGGGCGGCCTGCGCGAGTGCCCGGCGGGCTTCGCGCTTCTTCCGCTCGCGCAGGGTCAGCTGGGGTGGTGGTTCCGGCGGCATGTGCAGAGTGTAGCGAAAAACTTGCGTGCCCCGCAAAAAATTGCGTGACACGCAAAGTTGGGACGAAACGGACATCGACCTGGGCGTTTGCGCTCAGGGCCTGCCTCAGCTGCGGGTTCGAGGGCCGTATGCGCTCTGTTGCGACCCGCAATTTGCAAATTTGCACCGAATGGCCTAACCCACTGCGCTCACCAGCGGCGACGCTCCGAATTCACGGTCACGGGCAGCGATCGCACGCGGACCGGCTGTGGACATCCCACGAACCTTTCTGCTTGCATGTGCCGCATCGCCGCCGGGGGGCGGCGACGCACCGTCGTTCTCGTACCTGATCAAGGAAGAAGTGGGACCACATGGCGAGCCGGGCCCGGGAACTCCTGGATCGATCACGCGTCCTGCTGGACCGCTCGCGCGTCGCCGCCGCGCAGTTCCTCACCGCGCCGCCGAAGCACCCCGGGTACGAACTCCCGGTGGGTCCGGCTTCCGTGGCGCCGACCCGGCCGGAACCGGAACCGGAACTGGAACCGGTGACGGCGCCCGCCGGCGAAGGCGTGCTGGCCGAGATCTGCGCCAGCGTCGCCCTGCGTGATCTCAACCTGCTCGACCAGCTGCTCGCGCGGCTGGAGGAGCTGGAGGCGGGGGAGGAGGACCACCACCGCCTCGCCGAGCTCTACCAGCTCGACCACCTCGCCACGCGGCTGCGGCGCAACGCGGAGAACCTGCGCGTGCTGGCCGGGCAGGACACCGCCGACGACGCCGCCCGCGCGACCTCGGTGCTCGACCTGATGCGCGCGGCGATGTCGTCGATCAACCACTACGCCCGGATCACCATCGGCCGGGTGGTCAACCTCGGCGTCGTCGGCTTCGCCGCGGAGGACCTGGGCCGGGTGCTGGCGGAGCTGTTCGACAACGCCGCCAACCAGTCCTCGCCCAGCTCGCCGGTGCACGTGAGCGCGCACCTGACCGAGCAGGGCAGCGTGCTCGTCCGGATCGAGGACGAGGGCATCGGCATCCCCGCCGACCGCATCGGCGACCTGAACGCGCGGCTGGCCGCGGGCGGCGACCTCGACGACGCCGCGGCGCGGCACATGGGCCTCGCCGTGGTCGCCCGCCTGGCCGGCCGCCACGGCGTCACCGTCCGGCTCGACCGGCGCAGCCCGCACGGCACCGTGGCCACCGTCCTGCTGCCCACCGGTGTCGTCACCGAACTCGCCGAGCACGCCTGGTCGGGCACCCGGACCGTCACCGTCGAACCGGTCAAGACCGCGGCCGGTCCCGAGCCGGCCACCGTCGGCGGGCTGCCGCGCCGCCGCGCCGGCACCTTCCCCCGGGAGACGCCGGAGCCGCTCGCGCCGCGCAAGCCCACCCCGCGGCCGCGCCCGGTCGAGGGCATCGTCGGCGGCACCACGGCCAACGGCCTGCCGCGCCGCGTGCCCGGCAGCATCCGCGGTGCCGCACCGGAGCCGCCGCCACCACCCCCGCCTGCCGGGAACGCCGAGAACGCCGGCCACGAACAGCTGCTGGCCGACCTCGGCGCGTTCGCCGACGGCGAGCAGGCGGCCCTCGCGGAGAACCGCGCCCGCCACGACGAAACGCCCGGAGGAACCGCCCGGTGAGCGCTCCCCAGTCGGCCACGGCGAACTTCGCCTGGCTGCTCGACGACTTCGTGCGCAAGGTCCACGGCGTCAGCCACGCGCTGATCATGAGCGTGGACGGCTTCCCGCTCACCGCGTCGGACTCCGTCGGCGAGGCCGAGGCCGAACAGCTCGCCGCGATCGCCAGCGGCCTGCTCTCGCTGGCCGGCAACAGCGCGGCGCTGTTCGGCAAGGGTGCCTGCGAGCAGATCATCATCCGGCTCACCCACGGCTACTTCCTGTTCATGGGCATCGGGTCCGGCGCCGGGCTCGCGGTGCTGACCTCGGGCGAGGCCGACATGAAGGTGGTCGCCTACGAGATGACCCAGTTCATCACCAACGCCGGCCACGCGCTCACCCCCGAGGTGCGCGCCGAACTGCGCCAGGTGCTGACCGCGCGCCGGCCCCGGGGTTGATGGACGTGCCTCACGATTCTTCCGGGGGTCCTGGTGGCGCCGCCCCAGGCCCGGAGCGGAGCTCCGGCACGCAGCACGAGGATGTGATCCCCATGTCCGAAAAGGACACCGCGTTACCGCGCCGGAGCCGCCGCATCCGCGCGTACGCGCTCACCGGCGGCCGCACCGGCACGCGCCACCAGCTGCTGGTGGAGACGCTGATCTCGGTGCCGCAGTACGACCCGGCGCTGAGTGACACGCTCATGCCCGAGTCGCGTTCGCTCTACGAACGCGCCCGCGTGCGGTGCTCGGTCGCCGAGCTGTCGGTCGGGCTGGACCTGCCGCTGGGTGTGGTGCGGGTGCTGCTCGGCGACCTCGCCTCCCAGGGTGCGGTGTTCGTCCACCCCACCGCGCACGCCTACCACCACGACACCAACGTGCTCGAGAGGATCCTTGATGGGCTCAAGCGGCTCCCCGCCTGAGGGCGATCTGCTGACGATTTCCGCGAAGATCGTCGTCGCCGGGGGCTTCGGTGTCGGCAAGACCACCTTCGTCGGTGCGGTGTCGGAGGTGCCGCCGATGAGCAACGAAGCGTGGATGACCGAGGCGGGCGAAGGCATCGACGAGATCCCGCCCGGCGGCAAGTCGACCACGACCGTGGCGATGGACTTCGGGCGGCTCACGCTGCGCCCGGACCTGCTGCTGTACCTGTTCGGCACGCCGGGGCAGGCGCGGTTCTGGTTCCTGTGGGACGACCTCAGCCGCGGCGCGCTGGGCGCGGTCGTGCTGGTCGACACCAGCCGGATCGACGAGTCGTTCGCCGCGATCAACTACTTCGAAAACGACTCCGAGCTGCCGTTCGTCGTGGCGGTCAACCAGTTCGAGGGCAAGCCGGTGCACGACCTCGACGAGGTGCGCGACGCCCTCGCCCTCGACCCGGCCGTCCCGCTGGTCACCTGCGACGCGCGCGACCGCGCGTCCACCATCGCCACCCTGACCGAGCTGGTCGGCCACACGCTGTCGCTGGCGGTGCTCTCCGGCCCGGCGGGCCGCGAGCTGGCCGGCAGCACCCCGCACGCCTGAGAAGGAGAACGAGCTCCATGCGCAGGGTTCTGATCGTCGGTGCCGGGCAGTCCGGCCTGCAGCTGGCCCTCGGGCTGCAGGCGAAGGGCTACGACGTCACGGTGATGTCCGCGCGGACGCCGGAGGAGATCCGGTCCGGGCGGGTGATGTCGACGCAGTGCATGTTCCACGACGCGCTGCAGCACGAGCGCGACCTCGGGATCAACCTGTGGGAGGCCGAGACGGTCAACGTCGAGGGCCTCGGCGTTTCGGTGGCCACGCCGGACGGCGGCCGCGCGCTCGACTGGTTCGCCGAGCTCGACCGCCCGGCCCAGTCGGTGGACCAGCGGGTGAAGATGGCCGGCTGGCTGGAGCTGTTCGAGGAGCGCGGCGGCAAGCTCGTCATCCACGGTGTGATGACGTCCGAACTGGACGCGCTGACCCGGCTCTACGACCTGGTGATCATCTCGGCGGGCAAGGGCGAGCTGGTCCAGCTGTTCGACCGGGTGCCCGAGCGCTCGCCGTACACGCGGCCGATGCGCGCGCTGTCACTGGCCTACGCCCACGGCGTGGGCCGCCGTCCGGAGCACCCGGACAAGCTGGGGGTGCGGTTCAACATCGTCCCCGGCGTCGGCGAGCTGTTCATGATCCCGGCGTACACGCTGAGCGGGAACTGCGACATCCTCTTCTTCGAGGGCGTCCCCGGCGGGCCGCTGGACTGCTTCGGCGACCACCCGGGCCCGGACGAGCACTTCCGGCGGCTGCTGGACCTGATGCGGCAGTTCGTGCCGTGGGAGTACGAGCGCTGCCGCGACGCCGAGCTGACCGACGCGAAGGCGACCCTGGCGGGCGGGTACACGCCGGTGGTCCGCCACCCGGTGGGCACGTTGCCGGGCGGGGCGATCGTGCTGGGCATGGCCGACGTCGTCGTGGCGAACGACCCGATCACCGGGCAGGGTTCGAACAACGCGAGCCACTGCGCGGCGACCTACCTCGACGCGATCGTCGAGCGCGCCGACCGGCCGTTCGACGCCGCCTGGATGGAAGCGACGTTCGAGCGTTACTGGGAGTACGCCCGGCACGTGACCGAATGGACGAACGCGCTGCTGCTGCCGCCCCCTCCGCACGTGCTCCAGATCCTCGGGGTGGCGGGGGAGAATCCCGCGGTCGCCCGCCGGTTCGCGAACGGATTCACCGATCCGGCGGACTTCCAACACTGGTTCATGGATCCGGCACTCTGGGAGAAATACCTGGCAGAGGTCTAGATCGCCGCCGCGGCGGACTGTCGCCGGGGGACGTTTCGGGCTACGGTTGTCACGTAGCGTGAAGACGACACCCCCGGAGGTGCTTGGCATGCGGGCGATGTGGAAGGGCTCGGTGTCCTTCGGGCTGGTCAGCATCCCGATCCAGATGTACGCGGCCACCGAGAACAAGAACGTCTCCCTGCGCCAGGTGCACGAGGCCGACGGCGGCCGCATCCAGTACAAGCGGTTCTGCACGATCGACGGCCAGGAGGTGCCGTACGCCGAGATCGCCAAGGGCTACGAGCTGCCCGACGGCGAGATGGTCGTGATCACCGACGCCGAGATGGCCGAGCTGCCGCTGGCCACCCAGCGCACGATCGACGTGCTGGAGTTCGTGCCGCTGGAGTCGATCGACCCGATCCAGTACGACCGCACGTACTACCTGGAGCCGCAGAAGAACGCGGTGAAGCCCTACATCGTGCTGCGGGACGCGCTGCACAAGTCGAGCCAGGTGGCCATCGCGAAGGTCGCGGTCCGGCAGCGGGAGAGCATGGCGGTGCTGCGCGTGCACGCCGACGTGCTGGTGATGACGACGATGCTGTGGCCGGACGAGGTCCGCGAGCCCGACTTCCCGTTCCTGCGCGACGACCCGCCGCAGATCCGGCCGCAGGAGCTCACCATGGCCGGGTCCCTGATCGATTCACTGGCCGAGCCGGTGTTCGAGCCGGAGAAGTACCACGACCACTACCGCGAGGCCCTCGAAGAGATGATCGAGGCCAAGGTCGCGGGCGACGAGACGACCAAGCCCGCCGCCGTCACCGCCAAGGCCGACGTCGTCGACCTGATGGCGGCGCTGCAGGCCAGTGTGGACGCCGCGAAGAAGTCGCGGCAGTCCGCTTCGGAGGGTGCGGGGAAGGCGCCCGCCGCGGCCGAGGTGTCCGATGAGGACGCACCGCCGGCCAAGAAGAAGCCGGCGGCGCGCAAGCGGGCGCCGAAGTCCGCCTGAGCGTCCCGGACGGGTGGTTGTGCCGACACGCCGGACCGCTGCCGGGTCCGCGCGCTTCCCGGTCCTACCGTGGGGGCACGTGGTCCACGAGCGCGGAAAGGCGGCCGGTCATGGAGTGTGCCTCTTGTGATGCGGGGATCGATCACTGCCACGGCACGCTGGTGGTCCACCCGGAAGGCGGATTCGCCGAGTGCACCGACCCGGCGTGCGCCGACGGCGACCGCGTGCGGCACGGGCTGATCGTGGACTGCCAGGGCGTCGGCGGCGGGTGCGAGTGCGCCACCGCGCCGCGGAAGTCCTTGCTCCGCCAAGCTTCCTGAGCCTCCCGCCAGGATCCGTGCGGGCCTTCCCGGCCGGGCTGTCGCCCGCCGGGGAGGCCTGCACGGCGTTCGGATCCCGTCAAGACGGTCACACGATCGTGTATGCAGCTGTGTACAGCGGCCTGGCGATGTGCTAACACTAACGGGGTCCTTCGGCTCTCCCTCCCCCTCGGAGCCGGAGGACCCTTTCATTTCCGGGCATCCCGCGCTGCGGGGTGTCCGTTGTGGATCCGCCGGCGCCGCCCACGGGGTGGGCCGCCGGTGTGTTTTTCACCGTCGAAAGGCCGGAAACGGCCGAACGGCCCGACGCGGACGGCTTTCGCCGCCACGCGCCGGGCCGTGGTGCGGTCTCGGGATCAGTACCAGTGCGCCCGGCCACCGATCCGGCGGCCGGTGCCGCCCAGGATGGCCAGTGCCACGCCGGCCACCGCGAGAATGATACCGATGGTGTACAGCACCGGGATGCCCACGATGAACCCGATGACAAGCAGAATCACACCGAGGATGATCACTTGACACACTCCTTCGCATGAGACCCGGCCCGGCTCCGTGCCGTCCGGGCGGATGCGCTCTCGCCGGGAGGATGGCCAGTTTCCCGATAAACCAAACTACGGCGAATGGAGCAACCTTGCGTCAGTACCGGTAGTGATCGAGCTTGTACGGACCTTCGACGTCGACGCCGATGTACTCGGCCTGCTGCTTCGTGAGCTTGGTGAGCTTCACCCCGAGCGCGTCCAGGTGCAGCCGGGCCACCTTCTCGTCGAGGTGCTTCGGCAGCCGGTGGACGTCGGTGGCGTACTCGCCGGGCTTGGTGAACAGCTCGATCTGCGCGATCGCCTGGTTGGTGAAGGAGTTCGACATCACGAACGAGGGGTGGCCGGTGGCGTTGCCGAGGTTCATCAGGCGGCCCTCGGACAGCACGATGATCGCGTGGCCGTCGGGGAAGGTCCACTCGTGGACCTGCGGCTTGATCTCGTTCTTCTCGATGCCCGGCAGCTTCGCCAGCCCGGCCATGTCGATCTCGTTGTCGAAGTGCCCGACGTTCGCGACGATCGCGTTGTGCTTCATCCGGCTCATCTGGTCCGCGGAGATGATGCCGAAGTTGCCGGTGGTGGTGATGAAGATGTCGCCGGTGGCCACCACGTCGTCGAGCTCGACGACGTCGAGCCCGTCCATCGCCGCCTGCAGCGCGCAGATCGGGTCGATCTCGGTGACCGCGACCCGGGCGCCCTGGCCGCGCAGCGCCTCCACCGCGCCCTTGCCGACGTCGCCGTAGCCGCAGACGACCACGCGCTTGCCGCCGATCATCACGTCGGTGGCCCGGTTCAGGCCGTCCACAAGGGAGTGCCGGATGCCGTACTTGTTGTCGAACTTGGACTTCGTCACCGAGTCGTTGACGTTCATCGCCGGGAAGAGCAGCTCGCCGTCCTTGGCGAGCTTGTAGAGCCGCTTGACGCCGTTGGTCGTCTCTTCGGTGACGCCGCGGATCTCCTTGGCCATGGCGGTGAAGCGGCCGCCGTCGGCGGCCAGGCTCGCGCGCAGGGTGTCGAGGATGATCCGGTACTCCTCCGGGTCCTCTTCGGACGGTTGCGGGACGACGCCGGCCGCCTCGAACTCGACTCCCTTGTGGACGAGCAGGGTGGCGTCGCCACCGTCGTCGAGGATCATGTTGGGGGCCAGCCCGCCGGGGAAGGCGATGAGCTGGTCGGTGCACCACCAGTACTCCTCGAGCGTCTCGCCCTTCCACGCGAACACCGAGGTGCCCGCCGGGGCGTCGACGGTGCCCTCCGGGCCGACGACGACCGCCGCGGCGGCCTCGTCCTGCGTGGAGAAGATGTTGCAGGACACCCAGCGCACCTGCGCGCCCAGGGCGACGAGGGTCTCGATGAGCACCGCGGTCTGGACGGTCATGTGCAGGGAGCCGGCGATGCGGGCGCCCTTCAGCGGCTGCGCGGCGGCGTACTCGCGGCGGATCGCCATCAGGCCGGGCATCTCGTGCTCGGCCAGCCGCAGCTGCGTGCGGCCGGCGTCGGCCAGGGACAGGTCGGCCACGGCGAAGTCGAGGCCGTTTCGGGTCTGCAGTTTGTCACTCATGCTTCGGTGCACTCCGGAGTTCGTCGGGATGCGCTCGGGAGGCAGCACGGAAGCCCGTGCGGACACAAAGAAGAAGGCACCTCCCTCGCGGGAGGCGCCCTTGGAGTCGTGGTCTCGGGCCGAGCGTGGCGGAAGTGGATTCCGTCGCAGCGCCTCTCGGCCCGGATCCAGGATGGCAAAGCCGCGACGAGGCTGTCAAGCGAGCGATCGGGCCATGAGAACGTCGTCGACGTCCGTCCCGTCGAGGTGGAATTCGCCGCGCAACACGCCTTCGACGACGAACCCGCAGCGCTCGTACACCCGGCGGGCGCCGGTGTTCGGCCCGAGCACGCGCAGCGTCACCTTGCGCGCGCCGCGGCGGCCCGCCTCGGCGACGGCGGCCTCGACGAGCCGCCCCGCGATGCCGAGCCGCTGCCGGTCCGGGTCGACGGCGAGCCCGTCGATCACCACCACGTGCCGGTGGGCCGGGATGCCGAACCCCTCGCCGAGGCGGACGTACCCGGCGACGACGCCGTCCTGCTCGGCGACCAGGACGTCCTCGGGCCGCGTGCCGTCGCCGAAGAACGGGGTGCCGGGCGGCGGCGCGGGCGCGGGGGAGACGTCCGGGGTCCAGGTGCGCTCGTCGAGCTTCGCGAGCGCGGCTTCGTCCTCGGCGCGGGCGGTCCGGATGGTGATCACCGGGTGAGTATCGCCCACGCCTCTTCGACGATCGCAGCGATTTCCCGCGGGTCGCGGTTGCCCTCGGAGCTCAGGCTCTTCAGGGTCACGGTCAGGTCGGTGCCGGTGCGCTGGCAGGTCCGCACGGAGGACCGTTCCGGGTCCGGCGCCGAGCCGGCGCTCACCGGGTCGTGCTGCACCAGGCACTGCACATCCCCGAAGGTCACGAGTTCGGTACCCGGGGCGGCCAGGCCCAGCGCTTCGGCGTCCTCGTACGGCGCGATGAGCCCCGGCGAAGGCGCCCGGACCGCGAGCAGCTGGATCGTGCGCCGGAGCTCATCGTCCTGGTACTGCTGGACGACCGCGCCGGCGCCGCCGTAGGCCGCCGACACGCGGGCCGCGGTCTCCCGGTCGCTCTTCCCGACCCGGTCGATGAGCGGCTGCCCCCGGTCCTTGCCGACCTTCGCGATCGCGTCCTGGGCGCGGCCGAGCCCGCCGAGGCTCGCCGGCGCGGTCAGCGGCCGCCCGCTCGGGCCGCCGAGCAGGCCGAGCACCAGCCACGGCACGCCGACCAGCAGCGCGCCGGCCACGAAGCCGAGCAGGCCGGTCACGGCGGGGCGGGCGAGCAGGGAGCGGCGGGGTGGGACGGGGTGCCACCCCGGGGGATCGGCGGTCATCCCGCCATCGTGGCGCCGTCCGGAACGTCGCGGAACGGCAATTCCGCCCCCGGCGTTCAGAGCAGGTGCGCGCGCCGCCAGATGCCCTCGGAGCGGCCGCCGATCAGGCCCGCCTCGCGCAGGAACGGCACGATCTTCTCGGCCATCCAGCGGCGGGTCTCGTGGAAGTGGGGGTTGGCCAGCGCCGCGGCGCGGCCTTCGCGGGGGTCGATCCCGACGCTGCGGTAGATCCGCGCGTCGACCATGCTGTCGATCACGCCGAACGCGACCAGCGCGGTCCGCAGCCGGTGCCGGTGCAGTGCCGCCTTCGACAGCTTCGGCGTCTCGCGCAGCACCTCTTCCTTGGCGAACCGGACGTGCCGGGCCTCCTCGACCACGTGGATGCGGTTGACCGAGCGGATCAGCGGCTGGATGCCGTCGTCGTCCATCATCGACCGCTGCAACCGGTCGGTGGTCTCCTCGGCGACCAGCACGCTGGCGAACATCGACGGCCCGGCGGCGGTCGCGCCGAACACCTTCGCGGCGCGGTGGACGACCTTGGGGACGCCGTAGCGCGGGACGCCGAGCCGGTCGGCGGTGCGGGCGAACATCACCGAGTGCCGGGTCTCGTCGCCGATCTCGGTCATCGCGTACTGCGCGTGCTCGCTGCGCGCGTCGAGGTCGAAGACGTACCGGGCGAGCAGCTGCATGAGGACGATCTCGAACCACAGGCCGACGCTCATGATGCTGGCGATCTCGTGCTTGGACAGCTCGATCCGCTGCTCCGGCGTCAGTTTCGCCCAGAGGTCGGTGCCGTAGAGGGAGACGCGTTCGAGCGGCATGTAGGCCTTGCCCTCGGCGAGCGGCGCGGCCCAGTCGATGTCGACGTACGGGTCGTAGGAGTTCTTCGCGGAACTCTTGAGCAGGCGAGCCGCGGTGACGTCCCGGTCCTCGACGCGCATGGGTGCCTCCGCAAGTAGGGGGTACAAGGTGTACTAGCTACTTCGGGAGCGTACACCGCCCGGCGGGGTGTGAGTAGGCTTTCGCCGTGACCAAGGTCGACGGACGGGCGACGCGCTGGGCGGGCCAGCAGGAACGCCGGCGCGCGGAGTTCGTCGACGCCGCACTGACGGCGATCGCCGAGCACGGCCCGGACGTCTCGACCGAGCAGATCGCCGAGCGCGCCGGCGTCGCCCGCACCCGCCTGTACCGGCACTTTTCCGACGCGGCGGACCTCCGCCGGGCGATCGCCCAGCGGGCGGCGGAGCTGGTGACGGCCGACCTGGCGCCGCTGTGGCACCCCGAGGGCTCGCCGAACGAGATGATCTCCACGGTGATCGCGACGCACCTGCGCTGGCTGACCGAGCACGCCCACCTGCACCGCTACCTGACCCGGGGCGTCCCGGACGGCCCCGACGTCCGCGGCGCGATCGCCCGGCACCTGAGCAGGTTGTTCGCGGGGTACCTGACGGCGTTCGGCCTCGACCCGGCCCCGGCGGACACGATGGCGTTCGGCCTGGTCGGCTACGTCGAATCGGCGACGACCCGCTGGCTGGACCACCCGGGCACGCTCAGCCTGCCCCAGCTGACGGCCCAGCTCACCGGCACGATCTGGGCGATGCTGGACCACACGCTGCGGGCCGGCGGGGTGGAACTGGACCCGGACCGGCCGTTGCCGCTGCCCGAGGGGCTTTAGTCTTCGCAGGGGAACCCGGCCCGCACGCGTGGGCGGGCTTGCGGGTGTCGCTCGCGGGACTGCAGCGGTGGGTGCTGTGGCGCGATGAGCCGCAGATGCGCGGGGTGGCCGCTCCGGCTCCGCCGCCGTGGTCCGGCGTGGGCGCGCCTCCCGGTTCAGTCGCCTTCGCGGGGGAACTCGGCCCGCACGCCCAGCAGCCGCACCGGGCGGGTCAGCTCGAACATCCCCAGCACCTCGCGCGCCGCCCGGTCCAGCTCTGCCGCGTCCGAGGTCGGCTCCGGGAGCGTGATGCTGTGCGTGTGGGTCAGGAACGGCGCGAACCGGACCTTCACCGCCATCCGCGCCGCCGGGCGGCCCTCCTCGAGCACGTCCTGGGTCACCCTCTTCGCCAGGGCCGAGACCTCGGCCGCCATCTCCGCCGGGTCCGTCAGGTCCTGCTGGAACGTCGTTTCGCGGCTGCGGGACCGGGCCACCCACGGGGTCGCGCTGACCTCGGCGTCGCTGATGCCGCCGCCGAGCAGGCGCAGCCACGGCCCGGTCTTCGGGCCGAAGCGGGCCGCCAGCTCCGCCGCGTCCGCGCCCGCCAGGTCGAGGACCGTTTCGATCCCCAGCGCGGCGAGCTTCTTCGCGGTCTTGCCGCCGATGCCCCACAGCGCGTCCGTCGGGCGGGCCGCCATCACCTCCCACCAGTTCTCCTGCGTCAGCCGGTAGATCCCGCCCGGCTTGCCGAACCCGGTGGCGAGCTTCGCGCGCAGCTTGTTGTCGCCGATCCCGACCGCGCACGACAGGCCCGTCTCGCGCGCCACCGCCTCCTTGATCGCGACGGCCAACGCCTCCGGGTCGGCCGTCTCCGCCCCGACGAAGGCCTCGTCCCAGCCCAGCACCTCCACCACCACCGGCAGCTCCCGCACCGCGGCCATCACCCGGGCCGACACCTCCAGGTAGGCGTCCGGGTCACTGGGCAGGAAGACCGCCTCCGGGCAGCGCCGCGCCGCGATCCGCAGCGGCATGCCCGACTGGACGCCGAACTCGCGGGCTTCGTACGACGCCGTCGCGA
Encoded proteins:
- a CDS encoding DNA polymerase IV — its product is MKWVLHVDLDQFIAAVEIARHPELRGKPVVVGGNGDPTERAVVATASYEAREFGVQSGMPLRIAARRCPEAVFLPSDPDAYLEVSARVMAAVRELPVVVEVLGWDEAFVGAETADPEALAVAIKEAVARETGLSCAVGIGDNKLRAKLATGFGKPGGIYRLTQENWWEVMAARPTDALWGIGGKTAKKLAALGIETVLDLAGADAAELAARFGPKTGPWLRLLGGGISDAEVSATPWVARSRSRETTFQQDLTDPAEMAAEVSALAKRVTQDVLEEGRPAARMAVKVRFAPFLTHTHSITLPEPTSDAAELDRAAREVLGMFELTRPVRLLGVRAEFPREGD